A part of Candidatus Paceibacterota bacterium genomic DNA contains:
- the rpsO gene encoding 30S ribosomal protein S15, with product MIKKEKKKKIITKFAIHKSDTGSSDIQVAVLTERIKELTDHLKKNKKDNHSRRGLLQMVSKRKKLLKDIKNNDEARYAKLTKALKLKEVKQTNESADEEKA from the coding sequence ATGATCAAAAAAGAGAAGAAAAAGAAAATAATCACCAAGTTTGCGATTCATAAAAGCGATACCGGATCATCGGATATCCAAGTTGCCGTCCTGACGGAGAGGATCAAGGAGCTTACGGACCACCTAAAAAAGAACAAGAAAGATAATCATTCGAGAAGAGGTCTTTTGCAAATGGTCTCGAAAAGAAAAAAACTGCTCAAGGACATCAAGAATAATGATGAGGCGAGATATGCGAAACTGACAAAAGCCCTGAAACTGAAGGAAGTTAAGCAAACTAACGAAAGCGCTGATGAAGAAAAAGCTTAG
- a CDS encoding NYN domain-containing protein, which translates to MKKKLSEEFSKYTTIKHKDQRVGVFVDAQNMYHSSKNLYKARVNFKEVLQVAVAGRNLIRAITYVIRTETGEEKTFFEAMGKLGFEIKEKDLQIFAGGAKKADWDVGLAVDTIKLADKLDVVVIVSGDGDYEPLVEYLKVNKGCRVEIIAFSESSSSKLINVADDFIDLSKDKRRFLIK; encoded by the coding sequence ATGAAGAAAAAGCTTAGCGAGGAATTCTCAAAATATACGACCATAAAGCATAAAGATCAGAGGGTCGGTGTTTTTGTCGATGCTCAAAATATGTATCACAGCTCGAAGAATCTGTATAAAGCGAGAGTTAATTTCAAAGAAGTGCTTCAGGTGGCGGTTGCGGGAAGAAACCTGATAAGAGCCATAACCTACGTAATAAGAACTGAAACCGGGGAAGAAAAAACATTTTTTGAGGCGATGGGAAAGCTCGGTTTTGAAATAAAAGAGAAAGACTTGCAGATCTTCGCCGGCGGGGCGAAAAAAGCCGACTGGGATGTCGGACTTGCGGTTGACACGATCAAACTCGCAGACAAGCTCGATGTGGTTGTAATTGTCTCCGGAGACGGGGACTATGAGCCATTGGTTGAGTACCTCAAAGTCAACAAAGGCTGCCGCGTTGAGATCATAGCTTTTTCGGAAAGCTCTTCCAGCAAGCTCATCAATGTTGCTGACGATTTCATCGACCTGAGCAAAGATAAAAGAAGATTTTTGATAAAGTAA
- the xerA gene encoding site-specific tyrosine recombinase/integron integrase, whose translation MSIDIIRKLKTEFLEYLEIEKNRSQLTIRNYDHYLEYFLDWAEVKRAEEINADLVRKFRLFLNRRKENNQKELKKVTQDYYIIAIRGFLNYLAKRDIKTLPSEKIELGKTQDREVEFLEPLEVEKLLSVVAGEDLSSARDRAILSLLFSTGLRVSELTGLNRDSMNFESGEFPVRGKGGKIRLVFISDSAKKIIRDYLEKRKDVEPALFVRIRDRKSKEKDNEAKGAGLRLTPRSVQRIVRKYAIRAGIVKKVTPHTLRHSFATDLLFNGADIRSVQTMLGHSSITTTQIYTHITNKQLKDVYRKYHSKGG comes from the coding sequence ATGTCAATAGATATCATAAGAAAGCTGAAAACCGAATTTCTTGAATATCTGGAAATTGAAAAGAACAGATCTCAGCTCACCATCAGGAACTATGATCACTATCTTGAGTATTTCTTGGATTGGGCCGAAGTGAAGCGCGCGGAGGAAATAAATGCTGATCTGGTGAGAAAATTCAGGCTTTTTTTGAATCGCAGGAAGGAAAATAACCAGAAGGAGCTGAAAAAGGTGACGCAGGATTATTATATAATAGCCATCAGAGGCTTTTTGAACTATCTTGCAAAGCGCGACATTAAGACGCTTCCGAGCGAAAAGATCGAACTTGGAAAAACACAAGACAGGGAGGTTGAGTTCCTTGAGCCTTTGGAGGTCGAGAAGCTTCTTTCCGTTGTTGCTGGCGAGGATCTTTCGAGTGCGCGGGACCGGGCCATACTGTCGCTTCTTTTCTCAACCGGGCTTCGAGTTTCCGAGCTTACTGGGCTGAATCGGGACAGTATGAATTTCGAAAGCGGAGAGTTTCCGGTCAGGGGAAAAGGCGGGAAGATCAGGCTGGTTTTCATCTCAGATAGCGCAAAAAAAATAATCCGAGATTACCTGGAAAAGAGAAAGGACGTCGAGCCCGCTCTTTTTGTGAGGATCAGGGATAGAAAGTCCAAGGAGAAGGATAACGAAGCAAAAGGCGCGGGTTTGAGACTGACCCCGAGAAGCGTGCAGAGGATCGTCAGGAAATATGCCATAAGGGCGGGAATAGTGAAGAAAGTGACTCCGCATACTCTGAGGCACAGCTTTGCAACGGATCTTCTTTTCAACGGCGCGGATATCCGGAGCGTGCAGACCATGCTCGGACATTCAAGCATAACGACGACCCAGATATATACGCATATAACGAACAAGCAACTCAAGGATGTGTATAGAAAATATCACTCCAAAGGCGGATGA